GTGTAGGATAAACTTTGACCGGGGAGAGCGGATATACTTACATTGATTTCATTTTGGATAGCCTTTGGCAATATTAAATCGATTTGAATTGAATCACCAAAAGCTGTCAAACAATGATCAATTTTTAAATCCGTCAACCTTGTTTCATTATGTCTATGGTTAAAGAACATTCTATAGGCTATGGGTTTCTGTTCTTGGTCAAAGAGTACTGCAGTGAGGATGCCAAAAGGCAATTGCTCACGCCGCAATGAAATGACCGGTTCATCAGGATTGATTTCAGCATTTTCAAAATGAATGAATTCATCCCTGTATATGGCTATGGAATAACTTTTGTCGTCTTTAGCATTGAAAGTCGCCTTTGATGCCACCAACTTCACTAGTATTTGGTCTTGACCATTATTATCTATACTCAAACCAATTTGATTCTTGACAGCTTCTGGAAGTGCAATCGTAACCATTGAACCGTCTGGCCTCTGCAATTTCAAAAAATAGCGTTTACCATTTTCGATCATCAATCCTGTTTTGCCCATACCCAAGGCATTGGTGGTGATATTGCTCCGTATAAGCTTGCCTGTCTCATCAACCAATGTGATATTATCGACCGATACCTCCTGACCTACATCATCTTTAACTAATATTCCAATATGATTATAAGCCCCTGAAATCAAATGTCCCCCCTCTGGATAGGATGTTATACTTATGCCGCCATTTGAATCATCTTCATGTGTAATATCATCTTTTAGAACGGTTATATTTTGCCGAAAGGGCTCTAAGTTTTTAAAGTTTCGCATGTAGTTAGTCCACGCCAGCAGCGTATACTCCGTATCGGCCAAAGTGGAATCAATGGCAAAATCGCCTCTGGCCATACCATTCTCAACATAGAACAAGTTGTGCTTGATAACTTTACCTTCTTTATTGTAGATAGCTACGTGATGTGGCACAATACCTTCGGTCGCTCAGGCCGTTTGCCTACGGCAAAACTCCCTCCTGAGCTATTGTGCCACATCGGCCAGGCAGTACGACTGCATATTCGCTATATTTAACATTGAAACCATAATCGGGCCATTCGCTCCTCACTGAAGGCACTGTGCACATCAAGGGGCTATAGCGAATATGCGTCTAATGGCGACCCCTAGCTAATGCAAGCTACGCTTGCAACGCTACTCGCCATAGCCGCCTGGCCGGAGATTCGTAGTCGAAAAAGACGGTATCTTTGCTTTTTGATTCTGTACGTATGCTGCAAACCATAACCGTTCACCCTTTGTAAAAGTGGTTTTGTTAATATGCAGGTGGATGTTCTCCCAAACTTCAGAAATGGAATCTTGCCGTACATTTTTTTGCCCTAAAACAGCATATAAACATGACGTTACAAGAAAAAACGAGAGAAGGAGTCTTTTCATATAGGTGGTCATTTATTGTCAAAAAATGCCACAAATATTGTTCCACACCTACTTTTTCCTCATAAAAATGGTAATCGGCACGCCTGTAAAATCAAAATGTTCGCGGAGCTGGTTTTCTAAAAATCTTTTGTAGGGGTCCCGAACATATTGGGGCAGGTTGCAGAAAAAAGCAAATTGCGGGTAAGGGGTTGGCAATTGTGTGCAGAACTTGATCTTTACATATTTGCCCTTATACGCAGGTGGAGGGGTTTTTTCGATAATGGTCAGCATCACATCATTCAATTTTCGGGTGGGCACGCGCTTTGAGCGATTTTTGTACACCTCGACCGCCGTCTCGATTGCCTTGAAGATTCGCTGCTTGTTCAACACAGAGATGAAGACAATGGGCACATCGGTAAAGGGCTCGATCTGCTTTTTAATGGCCTTGGTATAATCGCGCACCGAATTGGTCTCTTTCTCTACCAAATCCCACTTATTGACCAATATAACAATGCCCTTGTTGTTTCGTTGTGCCAACCAAAAGATGTTCTGCACTTGGCCGTCGAATCCACGGGTGGCATCGAAGACCAAAAGGCACACATCGCAATGCTCGATTGAGCGAACCGAGCGCATCACGGAGTAGAACTCCAAGTCTTCCTTTACCTTTGCTTTTCTTCGGATACCTGCCGTGTCGACCAAATTGAACTCAAATCCGAAACGGTTGTATTTGGTATCGATACTATCGCGTGTAGTGCCGGCGATATCGGTAACAATATATCGCTCTTCACCTATCAAGGCATTGATAAAAGACGATTTACCTGCATTGGGCCGCCCCACCACGGCAAAACGTGGCAGCTCGCTTTCTTCTTCAGCACTTTCAGGGAGCACTTCCACCAGGGCATCCAACAATTCGCCAGTGCCGCTGCCATTGATACTTGAAACGGTATAATACTCCCCAAGACCCAAAGAATAGAATTCCACTGCATCGGCCACCCGCTGGGTGTTGTCAACTTTATTGACTGTCAAAAAAACCGGCTTATCGACCTTTCTGAGCAGTTTGGCAACGTCTTCGTCCATACCGGTGACCCCCGATTCGACATCGACCATGAAAATGATCGCATCGGCCTCGTCGATGGCAAGCTCTACCTGTTTATCGATTTCCTTCTCAAAAATATCGTCGCTACCCACTACATAGCCACCGGTGTCAATGACCGAAAACTCTTTTCCGTTCCAGTCACTTTTTCCATAATGGCGATCGCGTGTAACCCCACTGACCTCATCGACAATGGCTTCACGGCGTTTTATCAACCGATTGAAAAAAGTTGATTTGCCCACATTGGGCCTTCCCACAATGGCAACTATGGCTCCCATACGCTACAAATTGGGCACAAAGGTACTATTATCAGCACATAGTTCGAAACGAAATGAAACATGGCGGTATCTTTTACGCCAATAGTACCCCGACCTCCACAAACTATGGCGAATCTTTCTCTTGGTTTTTAAAATGTTTTATAGGGAATTCTTAAATTGAAACGGCGAAATCGCGCAGCATGAAGGCATTGCCCAACGATATTGTATTACGGCCAAGGTTCAACGTTCAAACCAGGCAACCCAAATCAACCGTACAGCGCATATTTGACACCGCCCAAAAAAGTCCGTTTTTAATGAAGCGGTTAGATGACCATATTTTTATTCGGTTCAGCAAAGAGCACACCACGTTCTGGTCGCCACAGCTGCATCTCGAGCTGACTGACTTCGAAGAGGGCAAGACCAAGATTCACGGGGTATACGGACCCAATCCTGTGCTGTGGACCTTCTTTATGTTCTTGCACTTTGGGGTGGCCACTTGTTTTGTCATTTTGGGCATTTGGGCCTACTCGAAACATTCTTTGGGGCACGATATTACCTTGTTGATCGTGGGTATGGTGCTCTTGGTGGTAGTGTGGATTGCCCTATATCTTTTCGGCAGATTGGGCAAGGCAAAGGGCAAAGGGCAAATGGAACAATTGCACCAATTCTTCAATGAGTGCCTACGTTCGGTCAATAAAGGTCAAGAATTATAACCGAACCTTCGAAGCTGGTTGGGGTCGCTCCGCCAATTTTTGTTGACCTTCACAAACAGCTCAATATGTACCTGTTTGCCAAAAAACTTTTCCAAATCTTTTCGGGCCTGAATGCCAACACGTTTAATGGCCTCCCCCTTATGACCGATGATAATGCCTTTTTGGGTGCTGCGTTCGACCACGATTACCGATCGTATTCTTATGATGTCATCGTCTTCAAGAAATTCTTCGGTCAGCACCTCAACCGCATATGGAATTTCCTTTTTATAGTTCAAAAGGATTTTCTCACGAATGGTTTCGTTAACAAAAAAACGTTCGGGTTTATCGGTCAACTGGTCTTTGGGGTAATAGGCCGGCCCTTCGGGAAGCAATTCCAGTATTCTATGAAAAACCTCTTTAACATTGAAGTTCTGCAGGGCTGAGATAGGATGGATCTCTGCTTTAGGAAGCAATTCTTGCCAATATTGCACCTGCTCTTCCAATAGTTTCTGGTCGGCCATGTCGATTTTGTTCAATAGAAGCAGTACGGGAATCTCGCTGTTCTTGATTTTATTAAAATAGGCCTCATCTTTCAGCCCCTTTTCCCCAATTTCAACCATGTAGAGCAATATATCGGCATCTTCAAGGGCAGATTTCACGAAACCCATCATCGATTCTTGAAGTTCGTAGGCCGGTTTGATGATTCCCGGGGTGTCAGAGAAAATGACCTGAAAATCATCGCCGTT
This portion of the Flagellimonas lutaonensis genome encodes:
- the der gene encoding ribosome biogenesis GTPase Der is translated as MGAIVAIVGRPNVGKSTFFNRLIKRREAIVDEVSGVTRDRHYGKSDWNGKEFSVIDTGGYVVGSDDIFEKEIDKQVELAIDEADAIIFMVDVESGVTGMDEDVAKLLRKVDKPVFLTVNKVDNTQRVADAVEFYSLGLGEYYTVSSINGSGTGELLDALVEVLPESAEEESELPRFAVVGRPNAGKSSFINALIGEERYIVTDIAGTTRDSIDTKYNRFGFEFNLVDTAGIRRKAKVKEDLEFYSVMRSVRSIEHCDVCLLVFDATRGFDGQVQNIFWLAQRNNKGIVILVNKWDLVEKETNSVRDYTKAIKKQIEPFTDVPIVFISVLNKQRIFKAIETAVEVYKNRSKRVPTRKLNDVMLTIIEKTPPPAYKGKYVKIKFCTQLPTPYPQFAFFCNLPQYVRDPYKRFLENQLREHFDFTGVPITIFMRKK
- the era gene encoding GTPase Era — encoded protein: MKEHKSGFVNIIGNPNVGKSTLMNAFVGEKLSIITSKAQTTRHRIFGIVNGDDFQVIFSDTPGIIKPAYELQESMMGFVKSALEDADILLYMVEIGEKGLKDEAYFNKIKNSEIPVLLLLNKIDMADQKLLEEQVQYWQELLPKAEIHPISALQNFNVKEVFHRILELLPEGPAYYPKDQLTDKPERFFVNETIREKILLNYKKEIPYAVEVLTEEFLEDDDIIRIRSVIVVERSTQKGIIIGHKGEAIKRVGIQARKDLEKFFGKQVHIELFVKVNKNWRSDPNQLRRFGYNS